TAGTACTTACTCGGTGTTATCGCCTGAAGGCTATGCCACTATTTTATGGAAAGAATCGCAACGTGCTGCTGAAGCTGCGGAAAAAATGCGCTTGACGCCGACAGAATTATTGGCAGATGGAATTATTGATCGGATTATTCCTGAAGTAGCAACCGCAGCAGATTGTCAACCGCTGAAAACGGCCATTGACGAGACATTAACTGCTTTAACAGCAAAGTCGGTGACGGAACTGGTTACGCAACGCCAAGCCCGTTATCGGCAATTTTAAATAAGTGAGGAATGATAAGTATGGATGGAATTTTATCGGGTAAGACTATTGTGGTCATGGGTGTGGCCAATCAGCGCAGTATTGCCTGGGGGTGTACCGAGGCATTAATTGCACAGGGGGCCCAGGTTATCTTGACTTACCAAAATGACCGTTTGAAGCAAAGTTTACAGCGGTTTGTTGCGCCAGATGTGCCGTTAATTGCCTGTGATGTTGCTGATGATGACAATGTTGATCGGGCATTTGCAAGCATTAAACAACAGTATGGTGCCATCGATGGGATTATCCATGCGATTGCTTATGCGGATAAAGCAACGTTAGAAGGTGATTTTGTGAATACCACGAAAGCTGGATATGATTTGGCACAAAATATTAGTGCGTATTCGCTGATTGCAGTTGCCCGAGCAGCTCGGCCAATGCTGAAACCAGGAGCCAGTCTCGTAACGTTGACGTATTTTGGATCAGAGCGAGCCGTACCAAATTACAATATGATGGGGGTTGCTAAGGCCGCGTTGGAAGCAAATGTGCGTTACTTGGCACGTGACCTTGGACCACAACAAGTCCGCGTGAATGCAATTTCAGCCGGAGCAGTCAAAACGTTGGCGGTAACGGGTATTCATGAGCATCAGCAATTATTAAAATTATCTCGCAGTATGACAGTTGATGGAGAACCGGTAAAAACGCGTGAGATCGGCAACGTGGCTGCCTTTTTATTAAGCGATCTCTCGACTGGAATGACCGGGGACGTGGTATACGTGGATAAAGGGGTCCACTTAAGTTAATGCCAATCACTCAAGTTGTCTTTAAACGGCAGTGGCTTCAGATGCCGGTCGATGTTTCTAAAAAAATGCGACGGGTCACTCAGCGAACCGTGAGTCGCCAATTAATTCAGCAAGTGTTATCGGTACCATTAGCTTATCATCGATTGGGCCAGCCCTATTTTCCAAGTCATCCTCGATTAGGTGTTAGTGTTAGTCACACGCACCAGTTAGTGATGGTAGCGGTTGGTCCGGGACCTCTGGGGATTGATGTTGAACAGGTCCGTCCATATGATGTGACTGCCATTCGGCGAGCCTTTACATCGGCGGAATGGCAGCTATTACAGGCTTTATCGGTGCAAGATCGTTATCGGTTAGGGTGGCAACTTTGGACGGCTAAAGAAGCGGTATTAAAGTTAGTGGGCTGTGGTTTGACCCATGCGCCCAGCCGTGTTGAGGTTCTTGATTTAGAACGTGGACTAGCGTGCTATCAAACACAGTTATACCAGTTGACGCCGTTAGAATTGCCTGCGACTCACGAGGGATTTTTGGCTCGTCCCTTGTCGGTTGGCTGATTGGAGCGTGTTGTTGGTATTAACTTTAGTGCGTTCTTTTTTAAGTTTAGTGAACAATGGCCACTGGATTTTATTATCGGCCGACTGGGTTGACCTGCTATTGCAAGCCTTCTACGTGCTGACTAAAAGCAGTTCTGAGCAAGCCATAATTGTGGGCTCAGAACTGCTTTTTAATTTGTCCTTCAATAATTTATCTATAATAATGGCAATACAAAATTCATCCATAACCATGAAATCGGCATGATAACGACCATCATCGGAATCATATCGGCGGTCGGAAACATCTTGACGGCAATAATGCGAAAGCCGCTGGCAACCATTAAAATACCACCGACCGCTTTGAAATCTAGAATCATGTCAGGAGTGGTCAAGGGAAAGACTAGGTGAGCGATTAAGAATAAAGCAGTCAGGATGATTAGTTGGGGAACAGCAATTAAGGAAACAACTAACCCTAAGTTAGCACCGAAAATTACCGCAGCAAAGAAGTCCAGAATCGATTTGGAAATCAAAATTGTGGCGTCGCCGTTCATCCCTTCAGTTAAAGTCCCGTAAATACCAGTTCCACTGGCACAAAATAGTACGATTACCGTGACCATTGTCTGTTCAAAAGCCTGTTTCTCAAAAGTTGCTGGTGCTTTGACAAACCGTGAAATGAAACGTTGCATCGCGGCAGCGCCGTGATTGATTGCAGTTCCCAAATGACAAAGTAATCCAATACCTGTTCCGATAATAACGGCAAAGATGACCGCCGCTAGATTTTTTAGTGGTGCAATCGCGTAAATCCCCATACACATGGAACAGATCCCAAAGGACATATTCAGCCCATCTTTTAAACGTTGTGACATTCGTTTGCCGGTCAATGCGCCGACAATACCCCCGAAAAAGATTGCACACACGTTAGTAATAATTCCAATTGGCACGCAAGCCCTCCTCAATATTTAATTGATAAAAACAACAGCTATTAGTTTAGAGCTTGTTTCGGATAAGAACAATTCTGAATATGTGGTAAACTATTCTAAATGGGAATAGTTAGAAGAGGGTTAATTATGGAAACACGGAAATTGGCAGTGTTTGTTGACCTTGCCACGACCCAGAACTATAGTCGCAGTGCTGAACGCATGTTTTTGTCACAGTCGACCATTTCAAAGTACATTATGGCTTTAGAGCGCGATTGGCAGGTCCAATTATTTGAACGTGCGCATCGGCAAGTCACGTTAACACGGATTGGGCAACAATTATTGCCACGGGCCCAAGCAATTCTGCGCGAAGAGCGTCAGTTACAACAAGTTCTGGCCGCTAATACCGCTCATAATGCGCAGTCGCTGGTTGTTCAGGGACTACCATCTTTAGCACAATACCAGGCTTTTCATATTATCACGGCATTTACGAAGCGGTATCCGGAAGTGAAATTACAATTTAGTGAGGCGAGTGTCGATCAGTTAGCGCATGCACTGGATCATACGAATGTCGACATTGTATTTACACGGATTTTCGGGGATCAACCCAATAATTATGACGTTTTATTGAATGAGACCGATCAGTTTGTGGTCCTTGTTCCGAAAGACGATCCGTTGGCGCAACAAGCTGAGATTAGTCTGTCGATGCTGGCACATGAATCAATTTTATTATTGAAAGATACCATCGGTGAAGATAACCCGTTGTTTTCGGCATTTCAAAAAATGCATACGCCACAGATGGTCTATGATGGTCAACGAATTGATCTCATTTTAGAAATGCTGAATCAGGGTGATGGTGTCTCGGTTGTCATGGCGCGGTCATTTGATCTCACTGGTTTTGACAACATTAAAGCAATTCCACTGACGCCTACTATTCGCAGTCAGATGGCTTTCATGAAACGTCCAGATAATCACGCTGCCGTGGTTGCTAAATTTTGGGCGTTTGCGACGAAGTATAGCCAATCACTTTCAGATTAATTGTGGCGGCTGATCACATTCTAACGATGTGTCTTGAATCGGAATCAAAGCCGACGATGACATAAGGATAAAAGCAGTCGGTTTCGGTGGTCGTAGCAGGAAGGACGTGTCCGAACAACAACCGAGCTAGTTAGTCTGTTTTAATCACATTGTAGGTCGTTTGCAGTGATATAAATAAAAATAATTAAAGATGACGGGGTGCAGACATGGAACCAATTCATATTTCACAGACTTTATCAATTACCAATCACCGTGTGTTTTCAGCTGATTTGAATGAGCACGACACGGTTTTTGGCGGAAAAATCTTGGCGACTATCGATGAT
This Lactiplantibacillus plantarum DNA region includes the following protein-coding sequences:
- the fabI gene encoding enoyl-ACP reductase FabI, with the translated sequence MDGILSGKTIVVMGVANQRSIAWGCTEALIAQGAQVILTYQNDRLKQSLQRFVAPDVPLIACDVADDDNVDRAFASIKQQYGAIDGIIHAIAYADKATLEGDFVNTTKAGYDLAQNISAYSLIAVARAARPMLKPGASLVTLTYFGSERAVPNYNMMGVAKAALEANVRYLARDLGPQQVRVNAISAGAVKTLAVTGIHEHQQLLKLSRSMTVDGEPVKTREIGNVAAFLLSDLSTGMTGDVVYVDKGVHLS
- a CDS encoding 4'-phosphopantetheinyl transferase family protein; the protein is MPITQVVFKRQWLQMPVDVSKKMRRVTQRTVSRQLIQQVLSVPLAYHRLGQPYFPSHPRLGVSVSHTHQLVMVAVGPGPLGIDVEQVRPYDVTAIRRAFTSAEWQLLQALSVQDRYRLGWQLWTAKEAVLKLVGCGLTHAPSRVEVLDLERGLACYQTQLYQLTPLELPATHEGFLARPLSVG
- a CDS encoding DUF554 domain-containing protein; this translates as MPIGIITNVCAIFFGGIVGALTGKRMSQRLKDGLNMSFGICSMCMGIYAIAPLKNLAAVIFAVIIGTGIGLLCHLGTAINHGAAAMQRFISRFVKAPATFEKQAFEQTMVTVIVLFCASGTGIYGTLTEGMNGDATILISKSILDFFAAVIFGANLGLVVSLIAVPQLIILTALFLIAHLVFPLTTPDMILDFKAVGGILMVASGFRIIAVKMFPTADMIPMMVVIMPISWLWMNFVLPLL
- a CDS encoding LysR family transcriptional regulator; the encoded protein is METRKLAVFVDLATTQNYSRSAERMFLSQSTISKYIMALERDWQVQLFERAHRQVTLTRIGQQLLPRAQAILREERQLQQVLAANTAHNAQSLVVQGLPSLAQYQAFHIITAFTKRYPEVKLQFSEASVDQLAHALDHTNVDIVFTRIFGDQPNNYDVLLNETDQFVVLVPKDDPLAQQAEISLSMLAHESILLLKDTIGEDNPLFSAFQKMHTPQMVYDGQRIDLILEMLNQGDGVSVVMARSFDLTGFDNIKAIPLTPTIRSQMAFMKRPDNHAAVVAKFWAFATKYSQSLSD